One window of Bos indicus isolate NIAB-ARS_2022 breed Sahiwal x Tharparkar chromosome 18, NIAB-ARS_B.indTharparkar_mat_pri_1.0, whole genome shotgun sequence genomic DNA carries:
- the MAP4K1 gene encoding mitogen-activated protein kinase kinase kinase kinase 1 isoform X6, translating into MDLVDPDIFNRDPRDHYDLLQRLGGGTYGEVFKAREKVTGDLVALKMVKMEPDDDVSTLQKEILILKTCRHANIVAYHGSYLWLQKLWICMEFCGAGSLQDIYQVTGSLSELQISYVCREVLQGLAYLHSQKKIHRDIKGANILINDAGEVRLADFGISAQIGATLARRLSFIGTPYWMAPEVAAVALKGGYNELCDIWSLGITAIELAELQPPLFDVHPLRVLFLMTKSGYQPPRLKDKGKWSAAFHNFVKVTLTKSPKKRPSATKMLTHQLVSQPGLNRGLILDLLDKLRNPGKGAPVGEIEDEDPELPPAIPRRIRSTHRASSLGIPDADCCRRHMEFRKLRGMESRPPVDTALLQPPEDFKSGSPRRNLSESDDDYDDVDIPAPAEDTPPPLPPKPKFRSPSDEGPGGTGDDGQLSPGVLVRCASGPPPRTPHLGPPPATRSPHLTAHSEPSLWNPAPREPDQPPLLPPKKEKMKRKGCALLVKLFNGCPLRIHSTAAWTHPSTKDQHLLLGAEEGIFILNRNDQEATLEMLFSGRTTWVYSINNVLMSLSGKTPYLYSHSILGLLERKEGRTGSPIAHISPHRLLARKNIVSTKIPDTKGCRACCVAEGTSSGGPFLCGALETSVVLLQWYQPMNKFLLVRQVLFPLPTPLPVFALLTGPGSELPSVCIGVSPGRPAKSVLFHTVRFGALSCWLGEMSTEHKGPVQVTQVEEDKVMVLMDGSLKLVTPEGAPVRGLRTPEIPMTEAVEAVAMVGGRLQAFWKHGVQVWALGSDQLLQELRDPTLTFRLLGSPRPVVVETRPADDPTAPSNLYIQE; encoded by the exons ATGGACCTCGTAGACCCTGACATCTTTAACAGGGACCCCCGGGACCACTATGACCTACTGCAGCGGCTGGGTGGCGGCACCTATGGGGAAGTTTTCAAG GCTCGAGAGAAGGTGACAGGGGACCTGGTGGCACTGAAGATGGTGAAGATGGAGCCTG ACGATGATGTTTCCACCCTTCAGAAGGAAATCCTCATCTTGAAAACTTGTCGGCACGCCAACATCGTGGCCTACCATGGGAGTTATCTCTG GCTGCAGAAACTCTGGATCTGCATGGAATTCTGTGGGGCTGGTTCTCTCCAGGACATCTACCAAG TGACAGGCTCCCTGTCGGAGCTCCAGATCAGCTACGTCTGCCGGGAAGTGCTCCAG ggaCTGGCCTATCTGCACTCACAGAAGAAGATCCACCGGGACATCAAG ggAGCCAACATCCTCATCAACGATGCTGGGGAGGTCAGACTGG CTGACTTTGGTATCTCGGCCCAGATCGGGGCAACACTAGCTCGACGCCTCTCTTTCATTGGGACGCCCTACTG GATGGCTCCGGAAGTGGCGGCCGTGGCCCTGAAGGGGGGATACAATGAACTGTGTGATATCTGGTCCCTGGGCATCACAGCCATCGAATTAGCCGAGCTACAGCCACCACTCTTTGACGTGCATCCTCTCAG GGTTCTCTTCCTCATGACCAAGAGTGGCTACCAGCCGCCCAGGCTAAAGGATAAAGGCAAATG GTCGGCTGCTTTCCACAACTTCGTCAAAGTCACCCTCACTAAGAGCCCCAAGAAGCGACCCAGTGCCACCAAGATGCTCACT catCAACTGGTGTCCCAGCCTGGGCTCAACAGGGGCCTTATCCTAGATCTTCTGGACAAACTGAGGAACCCCGGGAAGGGGGCCCCTGTGGGCGAGATTGAAGATGAAGACCCTGAG CTCCCCCCGGCCATCCCTCGGCGGATCCGATCCACCCATCGGGCCAGCTCTCTGGGGATCCCAGATGCAGATTGCTGTC GGCGGCACATGGAGTTCAGGAAGCTCAGAGGCATGGAGTCCAGGCCCCCGGTGGACACG GCTCTCCTACAGCCCCCTGAAGACTTCAAGAGCGGCAGTCCTAG GAGGAACCTATCAGAGTCCGATGATGACTATGACGACGTGGACAT CCCTGCCCCTGCAGAAGACACACCTCCTCCACTGCCCCCCAAG CCCAAGTTCCGTTCTCCGTCGGATGAGGGTCCTGGGGGGACTGGGGATGATGGCCAGCTGAGCCCGGGGGTGCTGGTCCGGTGTGCCAGTGGGCCTCCCCCACGCACCCCCCATCTCGGGCCTCCCCCAGCCACCCGAAGCCCCCACCTCACTGCCCACTCAG AACCCTCACTCTGGAACCCAGCCCCTCGAGAGCCTGACCAGCCCCCACTGTTGCCCCCCaagaaggaaaagatgaagagaaag GGATGTGCCCTTCTCGTCAAGTTGTTCAATGGCTGTCCCCTCCGGATCCACAGCACGGCGGCCTGGACACACCCCTCCACCAAGG ACCAGCACCTGCTCCTGGGGGCTGAGGAAGGCATTTTTATCCTGAACCGAAATGACCAGGAGGCTACGCTGGAAATG CTTTTTTCTGGCCGGACTACCTGGGTGTACTCCATCAACAATGTCCTCATGTCTCTCTCAG GAAAGACCCCCTACCTGTATTCTCATAGCATCCTGGGCCTGCTGGAACGGAAAGAGGGCAGAACAGGAAGCCCCATCGCTCACATTAGCCCCCACCGGCTACTTGCAAG GAAGAACATAGTCTCCACTAAGATCCCGGACACCAAAGGCTGCCGGGCGTGCTGTGTGG CGGAGGGCACCAGCTCCGGAGGCCCGTTCCTGTGTGGGGCTTTGGAGACATCCGTGGTCCTGCTTCAGTGGTACCAGCCCATGAACAAGTTCCTGCTGGTCCGG CAGGTGCTGTTCCCGCTCCCTACGCCTCTGCCTGTGTTTGCACTGCTGACCGGGCCAGGCTCCGAGCTGCCCTCAGTGTGCATCGGCGTGAGCCCCGGAAGGCCGGCGAAGTCGGTGCTCTTCCACACCGTGCGCTTCGGTGCGCTCTCCTGCTGGCTGGGCGAGATGAGCACGG AGCACAAGGGACCAGTACAGGTGACCCAGGTCGAGGAAGACAAGGTGATGGTGTTGATGGACG GGTCCCTGAAGCTGGTAACCCCAGAGGGGGCCCCGGTCCGGGGGCTTCGAACTCCAGAGATCCCCATGACTGAAGCAGTGGAGGCCGTGG CTATGGTCGGGGGTCGGCTCCAGGCCTTCTGGAAGCATGGAGTGCAGGTGTGGGCTCTAGGCTCGGACCAG CTGCTGCAGGAGCTCAGagaccccaccctcaccttccgTCTGCTTGGCTCCCCCAG gccTGTGGTGGTGGAGACGCGCCCAGCAGACGATCCCACTGCCCCCAGCAATCTCTACATCCAGGAATGA
- the MAP4K1 gene encoding mitogen-activated protein kinase kinase kinase kinase 1 isoform X5, whose amino-acid sequence MDLVDPDIFNRDPRDHYDLLQRLGGGTYGEVFKAREKVTGDLVALKMVKMEPDDDVSTLQKEILILKTCRHANIVAYHGSYLWLQKLWICMEFCGAGSLQDIYQVTGSLSELQISYVCREVLQGLAYLHSQKKIHRDIKGANILINDAGEVRLADFGISAQIGATLARRLSFIGTPYWMAPEVAAVALKGGYNELCDIWSLGITAIELAELQPPLFDVHPLRVLFLMTKSGYQPPRLKDKGKWSAAFHNFVKVTLTKSPKKRPSATKMLTHQLVSQPGLNRGLILDLLDKLRNPGKGAPVGEIEDEDPELPPAIPRRIRSTHRASSLGIPDADCCRRHMEFRKLRGMESRPPVDTALLQPPEDFKSGSPRRNLSESDDDYDDVDIPAPAEDTPPPLPPKPKFRSPSDEGPGGTGDDGQLSPGVLVRCASGPPPRTPHLGPPPATRSPHLTAHSEPSLWNPAPREPDQPPLLPPKKEKMKRKGCALLVKLFNGCPLRIHSTAAWTHPSTKDQHLLLGAEEGIFILNRNDQEATLEMLFSGRTTWVYSINNVLMSLSGKTPYLYSHSILGLLERKEGRTGSPIAHISPHRLLARKNIVSTKIPDTKGCRACCVAEGTSSGGPFLCGALETSVVLLQWYQPMNKFLLVRQVLFPLPTPLPVFALLTGPGSELPSVCIGVSPGRPAKSVLFHTVRFGALSCWLGEMSTAEHKGPVQVTQVEEDKVMVLMDGSLKLVTPEGAPVRGLRTPEIPMTEAVEAVAMVGGRLQAFWKHGVQVWALGSDQLLQELRDPTLTFRLLGSPRPVVVETRPADDPTAPSNLYIQE is encoded by the exons ATGGACCTCGTAGACCCTGACATCTTTAACAGGGACCCCCGGGACCACTATGACCTACTGCAGCGGCTGGGTGGCGGCACCTATGGGGAAGTTTTCAAG GCTCGAGAGAAGGTGACAGGGGACCTGGTGGCACTGAAGATGGTGAAGATGGAGCCTG ACGATGATGTTTCCACCCTTCAGAAGGAAATCCTCATCTTGAAAACTTGTCGGCACGCCAACATCGTGGCCTACCATGGGAGTTATCTCTG GCTGCAGAAACTCTGGATCTGCATGGAATTCTGTGGGGCTGGTTCTCTCCAGGACATCTACCAAG TGACAGGCTCCCTGTCGGAGCTCCAGATCAGCTACGTCTGCCGGGAAGTGCTCCAG ggaCTGGCCTATCTGCACTCACAGAAGAAGATCCACCGGGACATCAAG ggAGCCAACATCCTCATCAACGATGCTGGGGAGGTCAGACTGG CTGACTTTGGTATCTCGGCCCAGATCGGGGCAACACTAGCTCGACGCCTCTCTTTCATTGGGACGCCCTACTG GATGGCTCCGGAAGTGGCGGCCGTGGCCCTGAAGGGGGGATACAATGAACTGTGTGATATCTGGTCCCTGGGCATCACAGCCATCGAATTAGCCGAGCTACAGCCACCACTCTTTGACGTGCATCCTCTCAG GGTTCTCTTCCTCATGACCAAGAGTGGCTACCAGCCGCCCAGGCTAAAGGATAAAGGCAAATG GTCGGCTGCTTTCCACAACTTCGTCAAAGTCACCCTCACTAAGAGCCCCAAGAAGCGACCCAGTGCCACCAAGATGCTCACT catCAACTGGTGTCCCAGCCTGGGCTCAACAGGGGCCTTATCCTAGATCTTCTGGACAAACTGAGGAACCCCGGGAAGGGGGCCCCTGTGGGCGAGATTGAAGATGAAGACCCTGAG CTCCCCCCGGCCATCCCTCGGCGGATCCGATCCACCCATCGGGCCAGCTCTCTGGGGATCCCAGATGCAGATTGCTGTC GGCGGCACATGGAGTTCAGGAAGCTCAGAGGCATGGAGTCCAGGCCCCCGGTGGACACG GCTCTCCTACAGCCCCCTGAAGACTTCAAGAGCGGCAGTCCTAG GAGGAACCTATCAGAGTCCGATGATGACTATGACGACGTGGACAT CCCTGCCCCTGCAGAAGACACACCTCCTCCACTGCCCCCCAAG CCCAAGTTCCGTTCTCCGTCGGATGAGGGTCCTGGGGGGACTGGGGATGATGGCCAGCTGAGCCCGGGGGTGCTGGTCCGGTGTGCCAGTGGGCCTCCCCCACGCACCCCCCATCTCGGGCCTCCCCCAGCCACCCGAAGCCCCCACCTCACTGCCCACTCAG AACCCTCACTCTGGAACCCAGCCCCTCGAGAGCCTGACCAGCCCCCACTGTTGCCCCCCaagaaggaaaagatgaagagaaag GGATGTGCCCTTCTCGTCAAGTTGTTCAATGGCTGTCCCCTCCGGATCCACAGCACGGCGGCCTGGACACACCCCTCCACCAAGG ACCAGCACCTGCTCCTGGGGGCTGAGGAAGGCATTTTTATCCTGAACCGAAATGACCAGGAGGCTACGCTGGAAATG CTTTTTTCTGGCCGGACTACCTGGGTGTACTCCATCAACAATGTCCTCATGTCTCTCTCAG GAAAGACCCCCTACCTGTATTCTCATAGCATCCTGGGCCTGCTGGAACGGAAAGAGGGCAGAACAGGAAGCCCCATCGCTCACATTAGCCCCCACCGGCTACTTGCAAG GAAGAACATAGTCTCCACTAAGATCCCGGACACCAAAGGCTGCCGGGCGTGCTGTGTGG CGGAGGGCACCAGCTCCGGAGGCCCGTTCCTGTGTGGGGCTTTGGAGACATCCGTGGTCCTGCTTCAGTGGTACCAGCCCATGAACAAGTTCCTGCTGGTCCGG CAGGTGCTGTTCCCGCTCCCTACGCCTCTGCCTGTGTTTGCACTGCTGACCGGGCCAGGCTCCGAGCTGCCCTCAGTGTGCATCGGCGTGAGCCCCGGAAGGCCGGCGAAGTCGGTGCTCTTCCACACCGTGCGCTTCGGTGCGCTCTCCTGCTGGCTGGGCGAGATGAGCACGG CAGAGCACAAGGGACCAGTACAGGTGACCCAGGTCGAGGAAGACAAGGTGATGGTGTTGATGGACG GGTCCCTGAAGCTGGTAACCCCAGAGGGGGCCCCGGTCCGGGGGCTTCGAACTCCAGAGATCCCCATGACTGAAGCAGTGGAGGCCGTGG CTATGGTCGGGGGTCGGCTCCAGGCCTTCTGGAAGCATGGAGTGCAGGTGTGGGCTCTAGGCTCGGACCAG CTGCTGCAGGAGCTCAGagaccccaccctcaccttccgTCTGCTTGGCTCCCCCAG gccTGTGGTGGTGGAGACGCGCCCAGCAGACGATCCCACTGCCCCCAGCAATCTCTACATCCAGGAATGA